The following proteins are co-located in the Maridesulfovibrio ferrireducens genome:
- the ruvB gene encoding Holliday junction branch migration DNA helicase RuvB: protein MNESNLPDDHIRPQRLSDFIGQDDLRHNLDVFIQAARGRGTAMDHALFYGNPGLGKTTLARIISSELGVNLVSTSGPVIERSGDLAAILTNLSRNDILFIDEIHRVPSSVEEVLYPAMEDFNLDLIIGQGPAARTVKIDLEPFTLVGATTRLGLLTSPLRDRFGCIFRLEFYSPEELAHIVTRAARIFDLEVTDEGALMIGRRARGTPRIANRLLRRVRDYATVHGDGVVNAKIADMALDRLEVDPLGLDQMDRKILSVLIDQFGGGPVGVKTIAVACSEEVRTIEEIYEPYLIQCGFLKRTSRGRVATAKAYQHLQAHSGSKRLF, encoded by the coding sequence ATGAACGAAAGTAATCTTCCCGATGATCATATAAGACCGCAACGGCTCTCCGATTTTATCGGGCAGGATGATCTGCGTCATAATCTTGATGTTTTTATTCAGGCTGCCCGTGGACGCGGCACAGCAATGGATCATGCTCTTTTTTATGGAAATCCGGGTCTCGGTAAAACAACGCTGGCTCGTATTATTTCATCAGAGTTGGGGGTGAATCTAGTTTCTACCTCTGGTCCCGTAATTGAAAGAAGCGGAGATTTAGCCGCTATTCTTACCAATCTCTCACGAAACGACATCCTTTTTATTGATGAAATTCATCGTGTTCCATCTTCTGTCGAAGAAGTTCTTTATCCGGCGATGGAAGATTTTAATCTTGATTTGATTATCGGACAGGGGCCTGCCGCCCGTACAGTGAAGATTGATCTTGAACCTTTCACTCTGGTTGGCGCTACGACACGTCTGGGGCTTCTTACCTCTCCATTGCGCGACAGATTCGGTTGTATTTTCAGGTTGGAATTTTATTCCCCCGAAGAACTGGCTCATATCGTGACTCGCGCAGCCCGTATCTTTGATCTTGAAGTCACGGATGAGGGCGCTTTGATGATAGGTAGAAGAGCAAGAGGGACTCCGCGTATTGCAAACCGTCTTTTGCGCCGGGTGCGGGATTACGCAACCGTGCATGGTGATGGTGTTGTGAATGCTAAAATTGCGGACATGGCTCTTGATCGACTGGAAGTCGACCCGCTTGGTCTTGATCAGATGGATCGTAAGATCCTTTCTGTATTAATTGATCAGTTCGGTGGCGGACCTGTCGGTGTTAAAACCATTGCAGTTGCCTGCTCCGAAGAAGTCAGAACTATCGAAGAAATTTATGAACCTTACCTGATACAATGCGGCTTTTTAAAGCGGACCTCACGGGGGCGCGTCGCAACAGCTAAAGCTTATCAGCATCTGCAAGCTCACTCTGGATCTAAGAGATTATTTTAA
- a CDS encoding sensor domain-containing diguanylate cyclase, giving the protein MSVRLKLIITLTTILVVAFISVSFFNYNVSRNSARDEILNSALPLTRDNIYSEMQSGLMRPLFVSSLMANDIFLKDWASEGEKDVVKIMRYLDEIRTKYGFFTSFFVSAKTGEYFYYDGVLKTISPKDSHDVWYYNFVKSGLEYEFDVDTNQAVDDILTVFINHRVEDKEGNLLGVAGVGLKMDQVASLLKIFTQKYSKNIFLVDPQGVVQVHADKQLVESLNIKDIEGLKNIADEVLDMNRDSSAMFKYMQDDEPVHLTARFIPEFDWFLIVEQKENAAMRAARNNFIRTLGIGALATLLIIIISILTINHFQGRLEVQANTDELTGVANRRSFEKRFDGAMNLHLKTGSPFSVVLLDLDRFKEVNDTCGHNEGDRLLKEISGVINSSIRDSDLCARWGGDEFIVLVSGDSSQAVFIAERIRSSVEQAGVCKDITSIESTVMNVTVSCGVAQYITGDTLDSLTLRADKAMYESKELGKNKVVAS; this is encoded by the coding sequence GTGTCTGTCAGACTAAAATTGATAATCACTCTAACGACAATTCTGGTCGTAGCTTTTATTTCCGTGTCTTTTTTCAATTACAATGTTTCCCGGAATTCAGCCCGGGATGAAATATTGAATTCAGCTCTGCCGTTAACCCGTGATAATATTTATTCGGAAATGCAGTCCGGTCTCATGCGTCCTCTTTTTGTTTCGTCTCTCATGGCCAATGATATTTTTTTAAAAGACTGGGCAAGCGAAGGCGAGAAGGATGTTGTTAAGATCATGAGGTATCTTGACGAAATCAGGACTAAATATGGTTTTTTCACCTCTTTTTTTGTGTCTGCCAAGACTGGTGAGTATTTTTACTATGACGGAGTTTTAAAAACAATATCTCCGAAAGACAGTCACGACGTGTGGTATTATAATTTTGTTAAGTCCGGTTTGGAGTATGAATTTGATGTTGATACAAATCAGGCCGTTGATGACATCCTCACTGTTTTTATTAATCATAGAGTGGAAGATAAAGAAGGTAATCTTCTTGGTGTTGCCGGCGTAGGTCTTAAGATGGATCAAGTCGCCAGCCTCCTTAAAATATTCACCCAAAAGTATTCAAAGAATATTTTTTTGGTGGATCCGCAGGGTGTTGTGCAGGTTCATGCCGATAAGCAACTGGTTGAAAGTTTGAATATTAAAGATATTGAGGGGCTTAAAAATATAGCTGACGAAGTTCTTGATATGAACCGGGACAGCTCTGCCATGTTTAAATATATGCAAGATGACGAACCTGTTCATCTTACCGCACGTTTCATTCCTGAATTTGACTGGTTTTTAATTGTTGAACAAAAAGAAAATGCGGCAATGAGAGCGGCTCGTAATAATTTTATAAGAACTTTAGGTATCGGAGCGCTCGCAACGCTACTGATAATAATTATTTCGATACTCACAATTAACCATTTTCAGGGAAGGCTTGAAGTTCAGGCTAATACTGACGAACTTACCGGAGTTGCTAATCGTAGATCTTTTGAAAAAAGATTCGATGGGGCTATGAATTTACATCTGAAAACAGGGAGTCCGTTTTCGGTTGTTCTGTTGGATTTAGACAGGTTCAAAGAGGTTAACGATACTTGCGGTCATAACGAAGGTGACCGACTGTTAAAAGAGATCTCCGGGGTTATTAATTCTTCTATTCGTGACAGTGATTTGTGCGCCCGATGGGGTGGCGATGAATTTATTGTTCTGGTGAGCGGAGATAGTTCGCAGGCTGTGTTCATAGCCGAGCGAATTCGTAGTTCTGTTGAGCAGGCAGGTGTTTGCAAAGATATTACTTCCATCGAATCTACCGTAATGAATGTTACGGTCAGTTGCGGAGTTGCGCAGTATATCACTGGAGATACGCTTGATTCCCTTACCTTGCGAGCCGATAAAGCTATGTATGAATCAAAGGAACTGGGTAAAAATAAAGTTGTTGCGAGCTGA
- the ruvA gene encoding Holliday junction branch migration protein RuvA encodes MIAYIHGKLLEATDRSCLVLTPGGVGYELFLTITALSTLPASGSDVTFYVFTVVREDALDLYGFPCFDDREVFQTLISIDRLGPKKALAILSQFSPKELQDIVFREDVKTLSIVPGIGPKSARQILWSLKDKMDKLSSATIRSGACPAEGDRSEFLDALSGLRNLGYADDEVRTFLKDIFDEEPDLDAAGAIRVALKKISQRNK; translated from the coding sequence ATGATTGCCTACATTCACGGAAAATTGCTTGAAGCCACGGATAGATCGTGCCTTGTCCTTACTCCCGGTGGAGTGGGTTACGAACTGTTTCTTACTATAACTGCTCTTTCAACTCTTCCTGCATCAGGTTCTGATGTTACTTTTTACGTGTTCACGGTGGTAAGGGAAGATGCTCTCGATCTTTATGGTTTCCCTTGCTTTGATGATCGCGAAGTCTTTCAGACATTGATTTCGATAGATCGCCTCGGGCCTAAAAAAGCATTGGCTATTCTTTCGCAGTTCAGTCCTAAAGAATTACAGGATATTGTTTTTCGTGAAGACGTGAAAACTCTTTCTATTGTTCCCGGTATCGGCCCGAAGTCTGCCCGTCAGATTTTGTGGAGTCTGAAAGACAAAATGGATAAACTGAGTTCGGCTACTATCCGTTCCGGAGCCTGTCCTGCTGAAGGCGATAGAAGTGAATTTCTTGATGCTCTTTCCGGTCTTCGCAACCTTGGTTACGCGGATGATGAAGTCAGAACTTTCCTTAAAGATATTTTCGATGAAGAACCCGATCTTGACGCAGCAGGGGCTATCCGTGTGGCGTTAAAGAAAATTTCACAAAGAAACAAATAG
- a CDS encoding YebC/PmpR family DNA-binding transcriptional regulator: MAGHSKWANIQHRKGRQDAKRGKIFTKMAKDIIIAAKAGGGDVNMNASLRLAVAKAKAVNMPNDRIDTAVKKGTGELAGGDINEMMYEGYGPGGVALLIEAATDNKNRTVAEVRYALSKAGGSMGEAGSVAWMFDKKGVMIFDKEAYTEDQLLEIGLEGGAEDVIDEGDSFAVHCAPEDFSSVQKAFEDAECVSQSAELSFIPKNLLEVDVPSAKKLMNLMEKLEDNEDVTDVYVNADFPDELMAEMEG; the protein is encoded by the coding sequence ATGGCTGGACATAGTAAATGGGCGAATATTCAGCATCGTAAAGGCAGACAGGACGCTAAGCGCGGTAAGATTTTTACAAAGATGGCTAAAGACATAATTATCGCGGCTAAAGCCGGCGGTGGTGATGTTAATATGAACGCTTCCCTGCGTCTCGCTGTTGCTAAAGCAAAAGCTGTTAATATGCCCAATGATAGAATTGATACTGCCGTTAAAAAAGGTACCGGAGAATTGGCTGGCGGTGACATCAATGAGATGATGTACGAAGGTTATGGCCCCGGAGGAGTTGCTTTGCTTATTGAAGCCGCTACTGACAACAAAAACCGTACAGTTGCTGAAGTTCGTTATGCTCTCAGTAAAGCTGGCGGGAGTATGGGCGAAGCCGGAAGCGTTGCCTGGATGTTTGATAAGAAAGGCGTAATGATTTTCGACAAGGAAGCTTACACAGAAGATCAGCTCTTGGAAATCGGCCTTGAAGGCGGAGCTGAAGATGTAATAGATGAAGGTGATTCTTTTGCCGTTCATTGTGCTCCTGAAGATTTCTCTTCAGTTCAGAAAGCGTTTGAAGACGCAGAATGTGTAAGCCAGAGTGCTGAACTTTCTTTTATCCCTAAAAACCTCTTGGAAGTAGATGTTCCAAGCGCCAAAAAGCTAATGAATCTGATGGAAAAACTCGAAGACAATGAAGACGTCACTGATGTCTATGTCAATGCTGATTTCCCTGATGAATTAATGGCTGAGATGGAAGGTTAG
- the ruvC gene encoding crossover junction endodeoxyribonuclease RuvC: protein MGNPGIVIIGIDPGTRVTGFGIVREVSGQVSLVEAGTIRTDTKKPMCARLGQIYVRLAELIASHKPDEAAIENVFVASNPSSAIKLGQARGAAMAACAVAGLVVSGYEPTKVKRNLVGAGRADKSQVAFMVERILGVKNTKWANDTTDALAIAVCHLNERRFARMAGK, encoded by the coding sequence ATGGGAAATCCCGGCATTGTGATAATCGGTATTGATCCCGGTACCCGTGTTACGGGGTTCGGGATAGTCAGAGAAGTTTCCGGACAGGTCTCTCTGGTTGAAGCCGGCACAATCCGGACAGATACTAAAAAGCCTATGTGTGCTCGTCTCGGACAAATTTATGTCCGGTTAGCCGAGCTTATAGCAAGTCATAAACCGGATGAAGCGGCGATAGAAAATGTCTTCGTCGCTTCAAATCCGTCCTCTGCAATAAAACTTGGTCAGGCTCGCGGTGCGGCAATGGCTGCCTGTGCTGTCGCCGGTCTGGTTGTTTCCGGCTATGAACCTACCAAGGTCAAACGTAATCTGGTTGGAGCAGGGCGGGCTGATAAAAGTCAGGTCGCTTTTATGGTTGAGCGTATTCTCGGAGTTAAAAATACCAAGTGGGCCAACGACACCACTGATGCGCTGGCTATTGCAGTTTGTCATTTAAATGAACGCAGGTTTGCAAGGATGGCCGGTAAATGA